A stretch of DNA from Anopheles ziemanni chromosome 3, idAnoZiCoDA_A2_x.2, whole genome shotgun sequence:
AACCCATCTCGTATCGTTTGGTGATGTTCGTTTTCAATCGAGAACCCATGGCGTCAACTCGTTTTTCTGCGTATTATCCATGATTAATCAGAATAGTTCCCCTACGATGAGGCAACAGACAGATGAAAAACATTCCCGATCATCTCGTTCGCAAGTTACGGAGACGTTGCGCATATACATTTTCGGTTGAATATCGTCTGTCATCGGGCGGACGAAAGAAAGCCGCCACCGTGGTGGGACACTTGCGTACACGTCTGCCTAGCCGTAAGTGCCACGGCTGTTTTTTTCGCGACACAGGAAAGTAGAGGAGTACTTGTACGATTGGCAATGAACGACAAAGGCTTGCGAGATAAGTTGACTGCGTGGAACGAGTGACAAAGCGCCTGAGGGATTGTTAAAAGATGATAATATGTTGGACTAAACTGTAGAATTGTTTGTGCTTTCACATGAGTTCTGCACATTTTTTCCTCTATAAAATGGTCAATGTGCGGTTGACTGGTAATTGCACTTTCTAATTCTCTTATTCATAGTGGTATGCCTTTTTCTGATCGGTGAAAATTTGTTAAGTTAGATacatttgtgttattttttgatAAGTAACACCCCCTTTGTTCAGTTAGCAAGAAAGTACttaaaaaaagataacatTTAAGTAGTGTTAAAAACAAAGTGTACTCTGTGCTTCCTTGTGAAGTAGCATGTAATGTGCTTGTGTGGGAAGGAAGAGTGTATGCGTGTAAAAGGAAATGCAGCtcctttttgctttgttttcagAATTTCGAATCAGTTAGCTCGAGGTCATACTTTCCAGCAAAGCGCCAAGAAATGGGAACACAACTGTTCCCGCATTTTATACTTACGCTGCTCGAGGTCGCCCGAACGATGCAAATGTTCCATGCCcagaaattcattcatttgtgTATTTCTTTCCTACCGTGGGTTCAATATTGACAGGAAGAAGCAATTTATTAAAGCAATATTGCCAGACGGAGCAGCGTTAAAGTCAGCCACAGGAATCCGGTGAATAAGGCAGTGCACTGATTCCAGAACATCAACCCTTCAAGGACAACTAGACCTACTGCTGCAAGATGGGCAACCGTGATGATGAATatgattatttattcaaagGTAAGCATGTAATGCTGCTAATCGTTTCACAGAACAATGCAAATCATTGATTGTTGGGTACTACACTGGAAGGAATAGTTGACATCTTATCATATTGCAATATTACCGACTATGTTTTTAATGCCCATTAAAAGTCTGGAGGTTTATTCGCACCAAAGTCCAGTAAAATTACTTGATGTTTTATGAATACAGACGAAATTTTGTTCATGGTGATTGTCAGTCAAATGAGGCaaaatgcgtttttttttttaacatctaTGGTGTGATCAAACGTTGACATACTTACCCCACGCAACTAAGCCAAATGTCAGAAGTTATGCGGGTTTCGTTTTCGATAGATTGCAGACTTGCTTATTTTACTTCAAAACCAGTTGAATGTGTTTCCCAAAGTATGGATTACAATCTTTATTGTAACCctacaaatatttttctttttggttgcCAAGGGCCTGTGAGTTCTATTTACCAAGGTTAACAGGATGGTTGACcgtataaatttaattaactgTTCTAACTTCTCATGAGGGTTCATGCATGGCGGTTAAAGTTGTACTTTTTACAGGGTATTAATTCATATGTCTCAGTGCTTCACACGCTCATTTAGCAAACGTGGAATGAATCATGATGAATCATCTAATGCCACGATAAGAGGCGCGATACTGTAGCAACAGCAAAGGCGCTGTTAAGGGGCGTCTAGGGTGAAATGACTGacgtaaaatgtaaaataaagcaGGTCCCGCACCCCAAATTGAATTGGGCGGTGTTACGCTGTTCAAATATCATTCTTTTCACACGCCATTGGGATAACTCCATAGTTGGTTCGCTTCCATTGTCCAATAATAAACTGTTGGGTTTCTTACAATGACGTATCCTTGGATCGCTGAATTGAATGCTCGGGTAATGCATTTCGAGTCCATTGTGTATTGCATATTTTCATTCTGATTAGTTTACTCAACAAGATGTAACAGAACAAATGCTTACAAAAGTTATGAACCATGCCATCCGGAGTGCACGATGGTTGCATTTTTGCATGTATGAATTATTATAACAAATATAGAAACACTGATGATGGACCGTATTGTAGTAATACACGCATAGGCGCAAAAGTTTGTTGATGTCACAACCAAACCGATGGTCCCATAGGGTGAATTTATGCGATGACTTCATGCGCTCTCGCTACTTATCGGTTTACTAAAAAAAGGGGTGGCCAAAGAGTTAGATGCTGCGTATTATCCTCAGTGCGTGCTTGTATAATAGACAGCGTCATTGCATGCAAACGTTTCAAAAGAAACCACGGAAGGTATCCAACGTACAGCATCTTTCGTTAACAGTCTCACGGACTTATGGATAGTATGCTGCCAAAGTTTACGAAACCTCATCCAGTTGTTTTATACGTCCAGAcacgattgttttcgaagaaaTTAATTACATTGACATGTTTTGTTCGTACAGTTGACCATTTCGTCACATAATATCTCTAGATAAGATTAACATTTCGTTTAACGTAAAATTGGCTACCAGTCATAAGGATGGGACAGTTTGTTATTCTTCCTATTTCAGATGTATTTTTTAACGAATGAACAATAATTTGAATGATGTGGGTGGAATGTATACCACTGTGCAACATATTTCTTGAGTCTGCTAACAATGATTTATTTCCATCGTATCCTTTTTCAGTTGTACTGATCGGAGACTCCGGAGTTGGTAAAAGTAATCTATTATCCCGATTCACTAGGAACGAGTTTAATTTGGAATCCAAATCGACCATTGGAGTAGAGTTTGCTACCAGAAGTATAGAGGTAAGAGGCAACCATCAAACCAATGCATTGACACTGCtacaaatatatattttttgatttttgcatGTAGGTTGACGGTAAAACTATCAAAGCCCAAATTTGGGATACCGCCGGACAAGAGCGCTACAGGGCGATCACGTCAGCCTATTACCGTGGTGCAGTTGGTGCTCTTCTCGTGTATGACATCGCAAAACATCTAACGTATGAGAATGTTGAACGATGGCTGCGAGAGTTGCGCGATCATGCGGATCAGAACATTGTTATCATGCTCGTCGGCAACAAGAGCGACTTGCGACATCTGCGTGCCGTGCCCACGGATGAAGCGAAAGGCTTTGCTGAACGTAACGGGCTCAGCTTCATCGAAACGTCGGCCCTGGATTCGACAAACGTCGAAACTGCATTCCAAAACATACTCACAGGTAAATCTTACAAGCCGCATGCGTCTATCGGCTGACCGGCTGTTCTCACCTTTCTTTCATATGTTCTGCCTTACAGAGATCTATCGAATTGTGTCGCAAAAGCAAATCCGGGATCCACCGGAAGGCAGCGTCATTAGACCGAACTTGGAGAACATCGACGTGAAGCCGACCAATCCAACGACTGATTCCGTGCGAAAACAATGTTGCCAGTGACCGCCACAAGCAGAAAACACGAATGTTCATAATGCTGCGTATTCAGTAATAACATCATCAAGCACTACTACTATTACAGCTACAGATAGTACTGCAAGCACtacaactactactactacaactGCTGCAAATACGGTTACTACATCTAATTCTACAGAAAAAGCTAAAATTAACTACACTCTTGCTCCAAATGAACCTATTACTACTAATACCACTATTACTGCTACTACTTTTAATGCGACAAAGACCATCGTCACCCGCAACGGGTCTGTTGCTAATACAGTCGACCGCAGAATTAGCCCCTCCAGCATTGGCGACGGCCACCAGCAGATATGTTTGTCCAAAGCAACGGCAATAGCACTTTCTTTGCCATCAACACCCTTTTTCGATAGCAACAATAACGCTAGCTCGAGACAAATGATACTTTTTTGAAGTGCTCCTTGGTGTAAAAGGTCCGCTAAATACGCTTTTTAACTCATCCATGcagtttcaaattattttttgtttgttttgaataaatttgttttggcAGTGAGTATGGCGTTTGAATTCTGGCAAAGAAGCAACTCCGGTATTGTAGCTAGCGTTATTTTGCTGCTTCTTTACCTGGATGATTGAAATCAATTGGCTAGTTGCGCAAAATGATAGCGACCAATACATAGCATGTAGGGCAAATGGAAGGAATATGTTCAATTAACGCACGTATGAATTCTTATATCTCTTGGTTGAAATAAGTGATAAGATAAATTGGAAATGAATGGAAATATTCCAGAGGAAAAAGATGTAACGTAATATGGAAAAATACATTACATGCTATATAAAtgaatacatttcaacaaacaCGTGCGTACATATATAACCCCTAGGGGAATATAATATCAAAAATCTGTCACAGTGGATAGAACGTGTGATGAAAAATGCGtacaccttcaaaattgctgGATTTTACGACATTTATATATGTCTGGCTCGCTGCATTTATCATCCGGCTTCGGTTCATTTAGTTCTTTGCTGGATACACATTGGATTTTTTGGGTTCGTCGTATACGCAACGTGTaatatgtgtgtgagtgtgtagaTGTGCTTTTTTTGCCAGTATAGAAATCGAACATTAATGCACCAGAGAAAAACAGGCCGAAGCTTGGCTTTGTGATGGcttgaagaaaatcaaaataagaGACGGAAGTGTTTTAATAATAGGGTAATATCTCTagataatttttgtttcattcaaaggtttaaaataaattggagAGATAAATATTACGAATGAAACCGTACTATCAAGTGGATCATTTTTCGTGCTAAATATGGATCTTGCGCACGTTGGTAGGCTTTTGAAGCAAGGATGTCGAGGCGATAGATGGATGGGTCGCAATAGGAGTGGTAAGTAGCAAACCGCATACTTTATGGTTGTTGGTAACCATTTCACAATTCGAAGGATATCGCTGACCAACATCCACAGTGTATCGAGTACTAGGGCATGGTAGTGGGCATGTTTCTATAGAGCTATACTCGATGGTAGTAGTGCGATAATATAATGTTAATTGTCCATTCCTTTTTAGTGAAGATCGCTAGCTagcacgaaacaaaacaaaggcaTGTTTGAAACATGAAAATCCTGTGACCAGGCAGAGTAGttacaatattttgaacaACGGGGACGCTATTTGACTGGACAACGAAAGGCTTGCAATGTATCCACTGTTTACATCCTTTATTATAGGCGTTACTTGTTTATCTGTCATTGATACAATTATTTCATTGCTTCTTTTCTATCTGGCACGATCCTCCCTTGTCTGCTACTTTCCTGTTGTATGCTTTATGATTTTTCCATGTTCTCGAACAAACGTTCACTTTAAGGTCAAGCCAGATGTGGAACGACTGGCGGGAGATGGGTGAATTCCTTGATCGTTTCTTAAATTTAGCATTGGTTCGGCTGTTAGTTAAAAACGAATGGATGATACGCTGCTATTATCATACGATTAACGCAAGTGTAGCCAGCTTGAAGCAGTAGTAACACGATGGCAGAAATCGTCAAAGGTATGTGGGTATAGTTGAAAAATTATGTCCACGACCGCAACGATTAAGTACTGCACATGTGAACAAGACCGAATCAGTAGTAATTATTTATATATAGTAAAAAGGAGTAAAAATTCActgatcaacaaaaaaaaagttggaaCAAAACTGATCAAGTTGCGCGAACAAAAAAGattatatatatacacacataaCGCGGTGTGGAATGAAGTAAGGCCGTGGTATATAAAACAATATATAAATGAATCAAGTGAAATGATGCGAGGAGGTTCAATTTAAATATACTGAACATGTAAtccaacaaacaaaagaaaaatcgaagAAATGAAAGGTTACTGTCTTACAGTTGATTGTTGAGAAAAGCGTGAAAACCATCGCTAGCAAAAGTTGAAACACATTTTGGTATCATCATGAGGATGAGAAATggcaattaaaaatttaactaaACAGATTAGACGAATAAACTCACAATACCAGACAAAATAATACagaaattgagaaaaaattgCACCAACTTCTTACGTTTAATTTCAATTGATTTTGGATGATTACAATTAAAGATTATACACAAAAATGTTCTCAATGTTTGACTGTGTTTCATTATCGTACATTCgaaaaatagtaaacaaataattttatagGTTAACAGATTATTATtaaaagagaagagaaaaaaagaggagGTGGACGACGtggtttcgaatcccaaacgagaccggaccctcccctgtacgagaggactgactatcctcgTACACGTAgggtaaaagtctcgtaagcccttaacgggcaagcatgaccaacaaggtcgttacgccaagaagaagattgtTGAGGTTTTGTTGAGTGGAACTAGTTGCTAGAGAAACAAAGTCGATCGCTTACtagttttgctttatttacgcttgttttgtttttgcaaaaacCAATAGTTGAGGGATATGCTAGTAGCATATGTACATTTAAGAAGTATTCGTTTTGAATCGAAAAAGTATGCCTCGGAGTGCGATCACATGCATGCATGATCTGTGTTTTTATCGAATTTCCTTAAATAGAGTTATCAAATTGCTTATATTGTATAACGAAATCCACGCATCGATAAAACagttttttgataaattgaaTCTTGCATGAACCGCTGCATCTTTAATTGCCCAAGTTAACGTGTTTTTTGATCCCAAATACATAAACAGTGTGGCCAAAACAATAAGCTAGGTTGGAAAGGATGATTTGTGGTtacttgaaaaaaatattacttgAACCTTGAAGAAGTTGGATATAGTATCGTAATCCGCCGGTCATCGCAAAATAATggtcgattttttttcaaacataaattaatcGATTCATGTTAACAttggttttgaaaaagttgATGTTTTGAACTGCTTCGAGCTTTAGTTGTCAAAGTGCTCAAGATATTAGCTTACCTCTATAAATAACATCGTAGAGACAATCTTGGGTTACAGCAGCGTTTAAGAATGCGCTGTTATTTTGATCTTACCACTAGAGTAGTAAAGAACGGCTAAATAATAACTACAACGAGTTTACTGAAAGAAAGGTTAAAGATTAGAGGACCAATATTGTAAGTACAAgtgaaaaacgtttttgttttattgcccAAAAGGGTACTTTCCAAAAAGTTAGAGCTTGCAAACTATTCCTTTCCAAGAGTAGGTCTGTGATGAGTTGCAAACTTGTCCAGCGCAAATATTGTAGTAACATGCTTACCAAATGATAGGCCGGAAAGGAATTCAGCCAATCTTCATTGATTCGACCACATGTTGACTGTTTCTATATAGTTTTAGGACGTTCTGTTTTCCATAAAACAAACGGGATGACCTCTTCTCGGCCATGGCGAAAAAACCTTCTCTTGAACTGATTGCCTGTTGCATACTGTATGTTACATGCCTATTGTATTCGTTCTACAAGAATTATGAACTGAGTAACGGTAAGGATAAATTGTCGTAATTTTCCAGCATATGATTACCTGGTGTTTATTCATTCTTTTCAGAAAATCTCCCTAACTATCATACACTCGACGATGGTTGGTTCATTTTTCGTCAAAGGCGACGCGATGATTTTGATTGGGAATGGGAACACTACATTCAGTTCGTACGGAGGCATGGTATCTTTTTCGTGCTACACATTTGCCTGATGGAGCTTTGCCGAAGATATGGCAGACAACTTTCCACCGTCCTGGCAATCTACGGAGTGATATTTATCTTCTTTATGTATAACGTATTAGTATTAGCGGTGCTGTTGTTTCAGTGCGTTTCGTTCTATTACGGAAATTCTGGCAAAAACTATCGTCGCACTGTTTGGTTGAAGGCAGTCTTTTGGATTgctttcataaattatttcaagGTTTGGTTCTTTTATGACAAACTGAACGTGTACCTGAACATCGATAATGATCAGTTGTTGCAACTTAGCTTGATCGTTTCGTGGAACGTTATTAAGTGTATCAGTTTTTGTTTAGATAAGCAACGAGACCCACGTCCAACAGAACATTACGGTTTATTGGATTTATTGGGGTATTTGCTGTACTTTCCATTGCTGTTAATGGGTCCCGCAATCGTTTACAGTCGATTCAAGACTATTCATATCTCCACGGAATGTAATCAGAGATCAAACACTCTCAATCGATTTACAATTTTGGCTAGCCGTCTAGCAATGGCTCTCTTTTGGACCATGGTTATGCTGGTGGGTCAACACTTTCTTTATGTAAACCTTATTCAGCAAGATCACGTTTTGCTACAGAACGTTAACCTATGGGCGCTCTATGGGCTCGGATTTCTGATGGGACAATTTTTCTATATCAAGTATATCGTATTTTATGGCGTTGGTATAGCATTCGGTAGTTTCGATGGAATTGATATGCCTGCGAAACCAATCTGCATAGCCCGAGTGAACCAGTACTCGGATATGTGGAAGTATTTCGATCGGAGCCTATACGAGTTCCTCTTCAAGTACATTTATACTCAACTGTGCACGAAAACATCACCAATGCCGCAGAAAATTCTTGCCAGCCTAGCCACGTTTGCGTTCATTTACGTCTGGCACGGGGTATTTCTTTTCATACTCATATGGTCATTCATAAATTGGCTGTGTATTTTGTTAGAAAGGCTTGTAAATCATTACACCCCGGCAGGTAGCCGCTGGCGAGCCATAATCGGAACGCACGTCTTTATCCCATCGGTAGTTTctaattttttcttcttcgcttcggAGCAAGTGGGTTTTATCTACCTCCGGCGAACGTATACAGAAGGAATCAGTAATTATTTAGGGCTGTACGCAGCTTCGTATTGCTTCTACCAAACTGGGCAGTTAGTTAAAATATTGCAAACAAAACGATGAAACTGAAAATGACTGATTGAAACATACAATAATcacataatttattcatcactgtttttttccttccaccattATAATGTGATATCCGAATTTCGTTTTAATTGGAGGATCCGTGTATTTCGGAgcgtttgttgttgaaattggCAGTGCAAAAGCCGCATCTTGGAAAGGTCCCACCATTGCGCCACGAATCTGCCAGCCTAGATCGCCCCCTTGGCGGGCCTTGTCTTCGCTGTAGTTCGTAGCAACCACATTGAAGGCTTGTCCTTCTTTAAGTTTCTCCAAGGCTTCCATTATTTTGCCCTGCTTTTCGCAAAGGATATGTCGAACCTTCACCGCAgttcccccttttttctcctttccggCACCTGGAACGAACAATCCACAGCAAATCACTTCCGATTCAAAACATCGGGATTTcgtgaataaataattttacctTCTTCGGCTCCCGCGCCTCCTCCTTTTTTGCCTCCAGCAGCTCCCTTCGCTGGGGcagcttttcctcctcctttcgCATCCTTTTTCGGTGGCATCCTTtccaatgttttcaaaataaccCTGCCGgtaaagtattttattttaccgagTACCACAGATGCCGGCTGCTAAAACCATGCCTAATAGGCAGACGTTGACAAATCTCCACCCTTCAGGATCGGCTGCTTTCgataaatttttttatttttaaataagacACCTCGTTTTTGTCGATCGTGAATCTCAGTTATGGTGttaaaggtttattttttaaccataATTAGAATAGGAGATGCGTATATGGAATGAATTTTAGTATTTTCCGAAGGACAGCATTAAATCAGTGAGTATAACCGTAATGTGTCGAAAAGTCGAAAGCAAACATCTGACGTTTACAAATCCGATGCTGCATTGAGTGTTTGTCAGaatcaaataaacacgtaTTTTTTCAATCCGTGAGATAATTATGCCGAGAGCTGTTTTGTAAACGAAAACTTTTGTGAATTAAACTTGTGTTCTATGTGATCATCCAACTACAATCATGTCTAGACATCGGAATGTGCGCAACGCTGTCTACGATGGTACGTAATGGTACCGAAACTGGCCTGCACGAGAAggtaaaacaacaaatgttCTCCACCAACAGATTACGATGATGACGACTATCGATATGGCCACTCGGTCGAAGATGATTGCATCTCGCCGACGGATGCACAACAATGGATGTACGACCGTGCCAGGGGTCAGCAAAGCATGTCCGAGTTCCTTGCGAACAATCGCGATATAGAGGAAGAAGATGATGAGGAAATCGCCGTGGCAACCGCGGGCACCGCTCACAAGAGACGCGACTCGGAGGTATGTACATGGTGTACGTGAAGTTTGCTTCGCCTATACGGTTGACGAGACCGGCTTTCGTTCCGTAGTGCTACCAAATGCCAGAGCTCAACGATGAAGACCGTGCCCGGTTGCTGTCTTGCATGGATGAAATCAGGGATATTATTGGCGACTCGAGCACCGACCGGCAGATGGTGGAGGCAATCATGAAGCACGATTACGACTGCAGCAAGGCATTGGACGAGATACTGAACAGCAACAAGACACCTCCGACGGCCGGCAGATCCGGTACCAAACTAACGAgcgagaaaattgaaaaaggtgAGATTACTGGCGCACTCACGCATACACTGCTAGAGATACGCATTACTTGTCCTGCATTACGCCACATGACGTTGAACCAGTCGCAAATGTtgcgaaatttaaaaacaataattgagCACCGTGGGTATAGTTTGGATCATTACTccaatattgaaaatattgtGAGCCAAATActgtgatttattttatttgtataaTGGTCGAAGTCCGGGTTTTGTTCGTCATGTCGATACTGTGtgacaaaaatgtttattttttgtttttaaatttttatacgTCGGTTAACTTGTTCGATCCCACAGTGCATGCAATGTATAAATTGACCTCCCACGGGCGAAACACGCTTCGTTTTCTAGTGAGCACGCGAGCGAAGGATTCGCTTCGCCTACAGCGCAACTTTATTAACGTacgttcattttaattttattttttcggttttgtcgCTCCCGCTTTCAACTGACGAATCCATCCGGATGGGCATGGTAATTGGATTGCTTACGCAAGGTAAGACTTAAAACCAAGCACTAGTACACTAGGTTTAAAGATGCCGTTGCTGAATTCACCACGTTTTGCTTTGCCCAAGGTGCAGTTTGGCACCGGCGGTAATTTAAGTGATCTAGTGAAACAACGAATGAAGCGAGAAGCAAAACCAGAACCATCTGACAAATTGTCGGAAGATGAACAAAACAccgacgatgatgaagatgagcAGATGgcgttgaaaaacaaaaactgcccACCACCTTCGTCTGGTGTGCTTGTTTCGCCTCCTAGTATCAGTCATCTCGACAAACTCTCCTCCCTTTCGATTGGGTCTGCATGTACATCCTCAGCGATATCGACGTCGGTTGCGAAAAAGTCTTTCTCAAACCTTTCGGATTTAGCCAAGCATCGTCTCCAGTCCCAAGGAACGCCTCCCACATTTCCTTTCAGTTCGTCTCCCGCTTCCTCGGCGGGAGCCCATCCTCCGTTGTTTAAAGTGCCCTTGACATACGGTACACAGCCGAAGCAAACGGCGGAGACCAATACGGCAGGAAGCAATCCAAGCAGTCAACTGCTTGTAAATAGTGGATGGATAATGGATTTAAAATCGGCTCTCATTAAAAAGAGACCCGATTCGAAGCACGCTCGTACGAACGATCTCACAAGGGGGGCTGAATTGCAAGAAACTATCAAGTACGGTTTCATCGATTGCGATCTTGAGGAAACTATCAAACCAACCATCGATGAGTATTGTACAATCGATGCTAGCTCCGTGTTGAAAAAGGATCTTTCCACCCATCGGACAGTGATAGCCTCGACCATGGGAACGTTGCTTACTATTCGTTACCGAAAGCGCCAGCTTCCGGTGCATGTAATGCACAAGTTTCCGAAGGCAACTACTGTTCATCCATTCCAATTTGATGTACCTTCACCGGACGATGTGGTGCTAGAACATATTAAGAGATTCCGACGATGAAAGATACATTTTAAGCCGTAACGATTAAACACAGATATCATCTACTATTGGGTGCAGTTGTACATCCCActtatatttattatattctGCTTATTTTTTAAGTCTGTCATCTGCTACTGGGTAGAGTTTAACCGTTATAGATTTGCAAAACATCACAATTTTTAATTCGACGAATGGTGAATCAACATAAGTTCAACCAGATCTTTTGCTTACTTTTGATTGtatgatagtttttttaattttctgcaAGTTACTTACGTCACTGCTACGATTTTATAATAAAGCAGGTTTTAATAATCGATAGTATTAATCTCACTTCAAGCCGTTCccgaaatcaatcaatcgtgTTTATGCCAAACAGTGAAGAAACCAGGAACCATATTTTATTATGTATCCACAACATTTGCACCACATTATTTTATCAATCCAGGTATTGGGGAGCGATTGCTGGAACGGTCGGAAAAGAAGATGCAGACGGCATCGCAGAATGTACCAACCGTCATTGCAACACCGGCACCGGAGACAAACCTTCC
This window harbors:
- the LOC131289328 gene encoding ras-related protein Rab-11A, translated to MGNRDDEYDYLFKVVLIGDSGVGKSNLLSRFTRNEFNLESKSTIGVEFATRSIEVDGKTIKAQIWDTAGQERYRAITSAYYRGAVGALLVYDIAKHLTYENVERWLRELRDHADQNIVIMLVGNKSDLRHLRAVPTDEAKGFAERNGLSFIETSALDSTNVETAFQNILTEIYRIVSQKQIRDPPEGSVIRPNLENIDVKPTNPTTDSVRKQCCQ
- the LOC131286496 gene encoding protein-cysteine N-palmitoyltransferase Rasp, which translates into the protein MAKKPSLELIACCILYVTCLLYSFYKNYELSNENLPNYHTLDDGWFIFRQRRRDDFDWEWEHYIQFVRRHGIFFVLHICLMELCRRYGRQLSTVLAIYGVIFIFFMYNVLVLAVLLFQCVSFYYGNSGKNYRRTVWLKAVFWIAFINYFKVWFFYDKLNVYLNIDNDQLLQLSLIVSWNVIKCISFCLDKQRDPRPTEHYGLLDLLGYLLYFPLLLMGPAIVYSRFKTIHISTECNQRSNTLNRFTILASRLAMALFWTMVMLVGQHFLYVNLIQQDHVLLQNVNLWALYGLGFLMGQFFYIKYIVFYGVGIAFGSFDGIDMPAKPICIARVNQYSDMWKYFDRSLYEFLFKYIYTQLCTKTSPMPQKILASLATFAFIYVWHGVFLFILIWSFINWLCILLERLVNHYTPAGSRWRAIIGTHVFIPSVVSNFFFFASEQVGFIYLRRTYTEGISNYLGLYAASYCFYQTGQLVKILQTKR
- the LOC131286497 gene encoding peptidyl-prolyl cis-trans isomerase NIMA-interacting 4, with product MPPKKDAKGGGKAAPAKGAAGGKKGGGAGAEEGAGKEKKGGTAVKVRHILCEKQGKIMEALEKLKEGQAFNVVATNYSEDKARQGGDLGWQIRGAMVGPFQDAAFALPISTTNAPKYTDPPIKTKFGYHIIMVEGKKQ